From one Phaeodactylum tricornutum CCAP 1055/1 chromosome 16, whole genome shotgun sequence genomic stretch:
- a CDS encoding predicted protein, producing the protein MSYRLAHLSSSRFTSPSLVAQRRVRGLEAANSSWATHQSVKVWFSSNSVSSLSLYIHRPVNSRCTEVIVASALALLTTSVLVLAFPTTTATSEDPHNHTIPAPNSPAQLVVSSIWSEPTKLVSHGGGGNDGDGKGTNGILGSLVFADVAHSIGEHCPSKSPNRKALSISAAATSASTTENPASSIETATVVQLGGNSVTRGSVRQKPYDVSVRALQGGRMTMEDEYVVANGGRFAGVFDGHGGGGVSQRLRVNLYNKTCAALARKQHELTDASSVLSHVAALRDAFDEMEQDVLEDDGLQYQGSTAVVVVVHESEEGKRTLLSANVGDSRAILSRNQNAVDLTRDHKPNDDREKARILAMGETIEWDLISKVHRVRNLSLSRAIGDRYAKPIVSGQVEIQHYPVQEQDDEFFLLASDGLWDVMTSQDVISYVHRQMEQELDRESLHKDDRENYKLVLRRNMAKFVAREAMRRGSADNVCVLMVWLNDMGLR; encoded by the exons ATGAGCTACCGTCTGGCGCATCTCTCTTCCTCTCGATTCACTTCCCCGTCGTTGGTAGCACAAAGACGAGTACGTGGGCTCGAGGCAGCTAATTCAAGCTGGGCAACCCATCAATCAGTGAAAGTGTGGTTTTCCTCGAACTCTGTATCTTCATTGTCACTTTACATCCACCGTCCAGTGAATTCACGATGCACTGAAGTAATCGTCGCCAGCGCGCTGGCTCTCTTAACTACTAGCGTCTTAGTCTTGGCGTTTCCCACAACTACTGCTACCTCTGAAGATCCCCATAACCACACTATTCCTGCACCAAACAGTCCTGCTCAACTCGTTGTCTCTTCAATTTGGTCTGAACCCACAAAGTTGGTATCGCACGGCGGCGGAGGTAACGATGGGGACGGCAAAGGGACGAACGGTATCTTGGGCTCGCTCGTGTTCGCCGATGTCGCGCACTCGATCGGCGAGCATTGCCCCTCGAAATCACCGAACCGGAAGGCTTTGTCTATATCTGCTGCTGCCACTAGTGCTAGTACCACCGAAAATCCAGCGAGTTCTATAGAAACAGCTACCGTAGTACAATTGGGTGGCAACTCTGTTACGAGAGGAAGTGTGCGTCAGAAACCGTACGAT GTTTCGGTCCGCGCACTTCAAGGAGGCCGCATGACCATGGAAGACGAATACGTAGTAGCCAACGGCGGCCGTTTTGCTGGTGTCTTTGACGGACACGGGGGTGGAGGAGTCAGCCAGCGGCTACGGGTTAATTTGTACAACAAAACTTGCGCCGCCCTCGCACGCAAACAACACGAATTGACCGATGCGAGTTCGGTGCTTTCGCACGTGGCAGCCTTACGGGATGCCTTCGACGAAATGGAGCAGGATGTTCTGGAAGATGATGGCTTGCAATATCAAGGAAGCACAGCTGTGGTGGTGGTCGTACATGAATCGGAAGAAGGAAAGCGAACTTTGCTGTCGGCTAACGTTGGCGATAGTCGGGCTATCTTGTCGCGTAATCAAAACGCCGTTGATCTCACGCGAGACCACAAACCAAATGATGATCGCGAGAAGGCGCGTATCTTGGCCATGGGCGAAACAATTGAATGGGATCTTATAAGCAAGGTGCATCGAGTCCGAAATCTGAGTCTTAGTCGAGCGATCGGCGATCGGTACGCCAAACCCATCGTATCTGGGCAAGTCGAAATTCAACACTATCCTGTGCAGGAACAAGACGATGAATTCTTTTTACTCGCTTCGGATGGGTTGTGGGATGTCATGACGAGTCAGGATGTTATCTCTTATGTGCATAGACAGATGGAACAGGAATTAGATCGAGAGAGCTTACACAAGGATGATCGCGAGAACTACAAACTGGTACTCCGGAGGAATATGGCGAAGTTCGTCGCCCGCGAAGCGATGCGCCGTGGATCAGCCGACAATGTTTGCGTTCTCATGGTGTGGCTGAATGATATGGGGTTGCGATGA